CCCCGGAAGCTCCTTGCCCTGCCCGTAGCCTACATGCGATCGCAAGTTTTGTCTTAACCCACTTCCGCTGAAAAAGGACGGACGCCGCTAGTATCGATACCAGCCACCAGTTCGGCAATGGTGCGACCGCTCAGCGGTTCTATCCAATGGGGGGCAATTTCCGCTAAAGGCACCAACACAAAAGCTCTTTCCGCCATGCGGGGATGGGGCAGTTGCAAGTGGGACGTTTCCACAATCCGCTCATCAAACAGCAACAAATCCAAATCCAGAGTTCGCGGTCCCCAAACTTGTTCCCGTACCCGCCCAAACCGGCGTTCCACTTCCAAAAGCCAATCCAGCAACGCTTCTGGGGAGTCACGATCTACCTGCAACAGGGCGCAACTGTTGGCGTAGTCGGGTTGCGGCGGTCCCACGGGGGCAGTGCGATACTGGCTGGAAGCCGCCACCACAGAAATCCCCGGCTGCCGGTCGCAAACCTCTAGGGCTTCTTGCAGGGTACGGCGAGAATCCCCCAAATTGCTGCCCAAGGCGATCGCGGCTTGCGAGACCATTACTGCCCATCCCCTGACGATTCTTCTTTTTGGTGGGATACTTCCACCACCGTATGTACGTTGCCCCGAGGATTGAAATCCCCTTGAATCGTTGCCTCCCACGGGTCGCAGGCAGCTACAAAATCGTCCAGAATTTGATTGACCGCTTCCTCGTGGGCAATATAGCGATCGCGATAGCTGTTAATATACAGCTTCAACGCTTTCAACTCCACCACCCGTTGGTTGGGCGTATACGTTAAATAAATCGTCGCAAAATCGGGATACCCAGAAAACGGACACTTGCAGGTAAACTCCGGCAAGGTAATATTCACCTGATAGCGACGACCGGGGCGAGGATTGGGAAACGTAACCAGTTCCCCTGCCGCAATTTGGCGTTCCCCATACTTCAATTTGGCTTCAGCTTCTACTTGTTCGGTAGCCATCGTGGCGCGATCTGATTCCATGGTTGTACGATCTATCTGCTTGCCTGGTAGTTTTGCAAAACGTTACAGCAACCAGCGAACCTGCCGCAGGCGCTTACAATCGAAGTAGAGTCGAGTCACTTTCGCCAACCACCTATCATGGATACTTTAGCATACACCCAGCTAGTGCTGGCATGGGAAAATCCCTCCCAACTCACCCTCCAGCTACACCTGCAGTTTCCCAAACTGAGCAACCAAGCCTTCCTTACCTTCGTTCCCCTTATCTTTGCCGCCTGCTGGTTGGGAGGCACCCAACCCAGTTGGGCGCTTTTGCAGCCGGGAGATACCGGTGACGAGGTGGTCCAATTGCAAGACCGCCTGGCCGAACGCGGGTATTTCAACGCCCGTTCCACTGGTTATTATGGCGAAATTACCGCAACCGCCGTCCGCCAGTTTCAGGCTGACAACAGTCTCCCCGTTGATGGCATTGTTGGGACTTCCACGGAAGCGGCATTAAACCTCACCACCAGTAATACGCCCCCTACCCAAACGGCATCGGACATCCTGCGCCAAGGATCGCAAGGGGAAGCAGTGCGGAACCTGCAAAATCGCTTGCGGGAATTGGGCTATTTCAACGCCCCAGCGACAGGATACTATGGCGAAATTACCGCAACCGCCGTCCGCCAATTCCAAGCCGATAGTGGTTTGAGCGTTGATGGTATTTTTGGTGCCAGAACCCGACGCGCCCTTTTCGGTGGCTCTAGTAGCCTTACTCCTGCGGCATCTTCTCCCAGGAGAACGACCATCCCTTTGCGTCAGGGGGCGCGGGGAGAAACGGTGGTCCGCTTGCAAAACCAGCTCCAACAGTTGGGATATTTCGATGGTCCGGCGACGGGATACTACGGTAGGCTGACGGCGGATGCGGTGCAGCGGCTTCAAACTGACCGGGGGATGACCCCCGATGGCATGGTGGGGCAGCAAACCCAAATGGTCCTGCAGCAAAATGCCCCAACCCCCTCGGTGGCAATGGATACCAATTTGTTGCAGCGGGGCAGTACGGGAGAAGCGGTGGCGCAACTGCAAGACCAATTGCGCCAGCTTGGTTATTTGCAGGCAGAATCTACTGGATTTTACGGTCCGCTAACGGAAACGGCGGTGGAGAGCTTTCAGCGCGATCGCAATTTGAATCCAGATGGTGTGGTGGGGAACAATACCCAAGCAGCCCTAAATCGCGCCTTGTCGGGAAGCGTTGCGGCATCTTTTGGTAGCGGGGCGCGCCTGTTGCAGCGAGGCAGTACGGGAGCAGCAGTAACGCAATTGCAGGAGCAATTGCGCCAGTTGGGGTATTTCCAAGCCAACGCTACTGGATTCTATGGAACTCTAACCGAAACGGCTGTCAGACGCTTTCAGTCGGCACGGAACCTGCGCGTTGATGGCGTTGCTGGTCCCAACACGCAAGCGGTCTTGTTCCAAACCTTGGCTTCCGCAGCTACCCCAACGCGCGGCTAGCTAGGCAGCAGCTAACTCCTGGTCCCGATCGATGGCCCAGTTGCTGTAGTTAGCGATCAACTTGTGCATCATGCTTTGCTTCATCCGCAAGAGAATGCTTTTGAGCAAGCTGTTGCCTGCGGATTGAATCGTGGCTTTGGGGAAAAATGAGATCGGTGGTGGTAGGTACATTTTCAATCCCAACTCCGCACCACCACTTAGATAGGTTTGCCCGTTTTTGGTACAAGGGGTGGTATAACCGCTGACTTGTAATTGAAAGTGGTTTTTCAGGTCAATGCCCCGCAGCTGGCAATCGATAGAACGCAAACACAAGGTGCCATCTTGCTGCGCCCAAATCTTCAAGTCTACAATGGGCTCGATTTGCAGCATGAAGAACTTCAAAGGCTTCATTTTTAAACGATAAACATCTTTGCCGATCGGTTCCACCTGAGAAGAATCGCCCAAAGCGCGTACCACTTGTTGGGGTTGGCGCAGATAGTCGGAAATGGGATAGGGACGTTGGGGTACTTCCAACTCCACGGCCTGGGAGGCATAAAATTTACTATACATAACCTATTTTGTGAAAAGTGTTTTTTCCGCAAGAGACATTTCAGCAATGGTAGCTAGCAAGGATATGAAACTAACCTACCAGGCACTTGGCCCGCTGGCAAGCCAACGCTAGGTTTGAATGGCTTGTTCGTTTGCGGAAAATACCGAAGCTTCAGCGTCGCGTTGGGTTTGGTTTTGCAACGCCCACTGCCGGTAGTCTGCCACAAAATGATGGGTCAAACGCTGCTTCATGGTCAGCAAGACGCTTTTGAGCAGTCCGTTGCCTGTGGTTTCCAGCATGGGTTTGGGGGTCATGTTCAGCGGTGGCGGTACTTCCACACAAACGCTGAGTTCGGCTCTACCGTTGAGGTAGGTAATGCCATTTTCTTCTTTTTCCGGGGCGAGTTTGCCAATTAAATCCAAAGAAAAGCGGCGGTTGATGTATTCTACCCCGCGAATTTCGCAGCCTACCGAGGCTAGGCGCACCACACCGTCGGCGTTTGCCCAAATCCGCATGTCTACAGTAGGTTGAAGTCGCAGGGACATAAAATCCAACGGACGCATTTTCAAACGAAAGCATTCCGCCGAAAGCCGTTCGGTACGGCTGGGGTCTACCAAGGCTTTTACCAGCCGCTGCGGCTGGCGCAGGTAGTGCTTGACGGAAATCCCTACTTCTGGAACCGCGATATTAACCGTTTGCGTGGCAGAAAATTTAGTAAGCATGGACGAATAGGCGGTAAATCCGATCGTGTATGTTTAAAATGGTGCCTTGATTTCTCTGTTTTATGATAGCGTTTCTTTACATTTTTTTACAATGCTTAGAAAAACAGGTTCA
Above is a window of Geitlerinema sp. PCC 9228 DNA encoding:
- a CDS encoding DUF1997 domain-containing protein; protein product: MLTKFSATQTVNIAVPEVGISVKHYLRQPQRLVKALVDPSRTERLSAECFRLKMRPLDFMSLRLQPTVDMRIWANADGVVRLASVGCEIRGVEYINRRFSLDLIGKLAPEKEENGITYLNGRAELSVCVEVPPPLNMTPKPMLETTGNGLLKSVLLTMKQRLTHHFVADYRQWALQNQTQRDAEASVFSANEQAIQT
- a CDS encoding DUF1997 domain-containing protein; this translates as MYSKFYASQAVELEVPQRPYPISDYLRQPQQVVRALGDSSQVEPIGKDVYRLKMKPLKFFMLQIEPIVDLKIWAQQDGTLCLRSIDCQLRGIDLKNHFQLQVSGYTTPCTKNGQTYLSGGAELGLKMYLPPPISFFPKATIQSAGNSLLKSILLRMKQSMMHKLIANYSNWAIDRDQELAAA
- the folK gene encoding 2-amino-4-hydroxy-6-hydroxymethyldihydropteridine diphosphokinase; protein product: MVSQAAIALGSNLGDSRRTLQEALEVCDRQPGISVVAASSQYRTAPVGPPQPDYANSCALLQVDRDSPEALLDWLLEVERRFGRVREQVWGPRTLDLDLLLFDERIVETSHLQLPHPRMAERAFVLVPLAEIAPHWIEPLSGRTIAELVAGIDTSGVRPFSAEVG
- a CDS encoding peptidoglycan-binding protein yields the protein MDTLAYTQLVLAWENPSQLTLQLHLQFPKLSNQAFLTFVPLIFAACWLGGTQPSWALLQPGDTGDEVVQLQDRLAERGYFNARSTGYYGEITATAVRQFQADNSLPVDGIVGTSTEAALNLTTSNTPPTQTASDILRQGSQGEAVRNLQNRLRELGYFNAPATGYYGEITATAVRQFQADSGLSVDGIFGARTRRALFGGSSSLTPAASSPRRTTIPLRQGARGETVVRLQNQLQQLGYFDGPATGYYGRLTADAVQRLQTDRGMTPDGMVGQQTQMVLQQNAPTPSVAMDTNLLQRGSTGEAVAQLQDQLRQLGYLQAESTGFYGPLTETAVESFQRDRNLNPDGVVGNNTQAALNRALSGSVAASFGSGARLLQRGSTGAAVTQLQEQLRQLGYFQANATGFYGTLTETAVRRFQSARNLRVDGVAGPNTQAVLFQTLASAATPTRG
- the queF gene encoding preQ(1) synthase, with the protein product MESDRATMATEQVEAEAKLKYGERQIAAGELVTFPNPRPGRRYQVNITLPEFTCKCPFSGYPDFATIYLTYTPNQRVVELKALKLYINSYRDRYIAHEEAVNQILDDFVAACDPWEATIQGDFNPRGNVHTVVEVSHQKEESSGDGQ